A stretch of the Rosa rugosa chromosome 5, drRosRugo1.1, whole genome shotgun sequence genome encodes the following:
- the LOC133709436 gene encoding uncharacterized protein LOC133709436 has translation MDSLARFVCFYLLTVSSFFFSQARAQGTASVFFIDSSTHQFLRSNDVVKPDSMSLPEVSAAVSVLLGFAPPASLSAAGSSKLNEVLVPNPFNRPRAVFVLEVRGIADPTLVKQNSMFKSAYETKIDLGLKKAEIELPDESEVSVFSLDEQSADYNDNEISNFASWMGGSYVPDTLEALNGELAIPLANGDQLKLHMSKEADRKFITSLLALIRNFRRAMELHEDLLHSIHSPAELLTGSFDGIKVLEEQYGSDGVAQHGMEVLVAVMTKIFDLLEHAYKGQIVGAILFDGVAPVESGKMLNVVFTSRPSARWLAETKIPTNTTVVEVLLVRKTIAWITGIILLIATLLGVYFLLNMPITRDTLLYSNIKLD, from the exons ATGGATTCGCTCGCACGCTTCGTCTGCTTCTATCTGCTCACAgtttcctccttcttcttctcgcAAGCTAGG GCCCAAGGTACTGCTTCCGTCTTCTTTATCGATAGCTCGACTCATCAATTTCTTCGCAGCAACGATGTCGTCAAG CCTGACTCAATGTCGCTACCAGAAGTCAGTGCTGCCGTGTCTGTCTTGCTTGGATTTGCGCCACCTGCTTCACTCTCAGCTGCTGGTTCATCTAAG TTAAATGAGGTTCTTGTGCCCAATCCATTTAATAGACCTCGCGCTGTTTTCGTGCTGGAAGTCAGAGGAATTGCTG ATCCTACTCTTGTTAAACAAAATTCCATGTTTAAAAGTGCTTATGAAACCAAGATTGACCTTGGCTTGAAGAAAGCTGAGATTGAGCTTCCTG ATGAAAGTGAAGTATCTGTGTTTTCTTTGGATGAGCAATCGGCAGACTATAATGACAATGAAATCAGCAATTTT GCCTCTTGGATGGGCGGATCATATGTTCCTGATACATTGGAAGCGCTAAACGGAGAGTTGGCCATCCCCTTGGCCAATGGTGATCAGTTGAAGCTTCATATGTCCAAG GAAGCAGACAGGAAATTCATTACTAGCCTTTTGGCGCTCATCCGCAATTTTAGAAGGGCAATGGAGTTGCATGAAGATTTGTTGCATAGTATCCACAGTCCAGCTGAGCTATTAACAGGCAGTTTTGATGGCATCAAG GTTTTAGAAGAGCAGTATGGATCTGACGGTGTTGCTCAACATGGAATGGAAGTGCTAGTTGCTGTAATGACTAAGATATTTGATTTACTCGAACATGCATACAAAG GTCAAATTGTTGGAGCTATCCTCTTTGATGGAGTAGCACCTGTTGAATCAGGGAAGATGTTGAATGTGGTGTTTACCAGTCGACCATCTGCTCGTTGGCTGGCAGAAACAAAGATCCCAACAAATACAACTGTTGTGGAAGTGCTATTGGTTAGAAAAACAATTGCTTGGATCACAGGAATTATCCTTCTCATTGCAACTCTCTTGGGG GTATACTTCCTTCTGAATATGCCAATCACCAGGGATACGTTACTGTACTCTAATATCAAGCTGGACTAG
- the LOC133710881 gene encoding F-box protein FBW2-like translates to MDTQRRWDELNPDCLLNVFGRLGMEELLYDVPFVCKSWHRASHNPSCWQSLSFPDIDHNAVDEDENIKYDASSADNESKPQSFGAFYDRFMQQYRIDSGRFSIGGIIKVVIKRSNGLATVLKLPQNSTEEVLTSVSDVCPGLKFLSLSCDYKFSILSKYSLAVQELITNCTNLETLSLESSCHRYRNQRFNHVALLVQISIHCKNVVDLRVSNSQICKYGTFSVATLLPKIKYLSFRKCDIDQKDLISLLLRCKELVLLDMRDCVGFKVDDEISKLASHISTFVY, encoded by the exons ATGGATACACAACGACGATGGGACGAGTTAAACCCTGACTGTTTACTAAACGTGTTTGGAAGACTTGGAATGGAGGAACTGCTCTATGATGTCCCATTCGTGTGCAAGTCATGGCATAGAGCAAGCCACAATCCATCGTGCTGGCAATCTCTCAGTTTTCCGGACATTGATCATAATGCTGTTGACGAAGATGAGAATATCAAATATGATGCTTCCTCTGCGGACAATGAGTCCAAACCTCAGAGTTTTGGTGCTTTCTATGACAGATTCATGCAACAATATCGAATTGACAGCGGTCGTTTCTCAATCGGTGGTATTATAAAGGTTGTCATCAAGCGCAGCAACGGACTTGCTACTGTTCTTAAGCTACCTCAAAACTCCACAGAAGAAGTTCTTACATCTGTTTCAGATGT GTGTCCTGGACTTAAGTTTTTGTCTCTATCGTGTGACTACAAGTTCTCAATCCTTTCAAAGTACTCCCTCGCCGTTCAGGAACTGATTACGAATTGTACAAATTTGGAGACATTGTCATTGGAAAGCAGCTGCCACCGCTACCGCAACCAGAGATTTAATCATGTTGCACTCCTGGTACAGATCAGCATTCACTGCAAGAATGTTGTAGATTTGCGCGTGTCGAATTCCCAGATATGTAAATATGGGACATTCTCGGTTGCCACCTTGCTGCCTAAAATAAAGTACTTGAGCTTTAGGAAGTGTGACATTGATCAAAAAGATCTCATCAGCTTACTGCTGAGGTGCAAAGAGCTAGTGCTTTTGGATATGAGAGATTGTGTAGGTTTTAAGGTTGACGATGAAATATCTAAGCTTGCTTCTCATATTAGCACATTTGTGTATTAA
- the LOC133711964 gene encoding anaphase-promoting complex subunit 13-like, giving the protein MAELNLGILIDVVDEEWMKDTLPDDDLPLPPMLVIRTDDTEDSNQETRKVEGDSWHDLALGSQ; this is encoded by the exons ATGGCTGAATTAAACCTGGGTATACTAATAGATGTTGTGGATGAAGAATGGATGAAAGACACTCTTCCTGATGACG ATCTTCCCCTGCCCCCAATGCTGGTTATAAGGACTGATGACACTGAGGATTCAA ATCAGGAGACTCGAAAAGTTGAGGGAGATAGTTGGCATGATCTTGCATTAGGTTCTCAATGA
- the LOC133712650 gene encoding glycine-rich protein 23-like — MRVNISAGCVVVALLCVFLVSDSVVGDEDPKVKDDKHLFFKRPVPHFVKGGGLGGGIGGGGGLGHGIYRKGFKHGRFPRGGLGGGLGGGGGLGGGAGGGLGGGGGLGGGGGLGGGAGGGLGGGGGLGGGAGGGLGGGAGGGLGGGGGLGHGGGLGGGGGLGHGGGLGGGGGLGHGGGLGGGGGLGHGGGLGGGGGLGHGGGAGAGGGFGGGAGGGGGAGGGAGGGFGGGAGGGAGGGVGGGAGGGGGFGGGGGVGGGAGAGGGFGAGGGVGGGGGGGGGFGGGGGGGFGAGGGAGFGGGAGFGGGGGH, encoded by the coding sequence ATGAGGGTCAACATTTCAGCTGGCTGTGTTGTGGTGGCTCTCCTGTGTGTGTTTCTTGTGAGCGATTCGGTTGTGGGTGATGAAGATCCTAAGGTTAAGGACGATAAACACTTGTTTTTTAAGCGCCCAGTCCCGCATTTTGTTAAGGGAGGAGGCCTAGGTGGAGGCATTGGTGGAGGAGGTGGCCTAGGGCATGGGATTTATAGGAAGGGGTTTAAGCATGGAAGATTTCCTCGAGGTGGACTTGGCGGCGGTCTAGGAGGCGGAGGTGGGCTTGGCGGTGGCGCAGGAGGTGGGTTAGGGGGCGGTGGTGGCCTTGGAGGCGGGGGTGGTCTAGGGGGAGGTGCTGGAGGTGGGTTGGGAGGCGGTGGAGGTCTAGGTGGAGGTGCAGGAGGCGGTTTAGGCGGAGGTGCTGGTGGAGGTTTAGGTGGTGGAGGTGGACTTGGACATGGTGGGGGTCTGGGTGGCGGAGGTGGACTTGGCCACGGTGGGGGTCTAGGTGGCGGAGGTGGACTTGGACATGGTGGGGGTCTAGGTGGCGGAGGTGGACTTGGCCACGGTGGTGGTCTAGGTGGAGGAGGTGGACTTGGCCATGGTGGCGGTGCTGGAGCCGGTGGTGGGTTTGGTGGTGGAgctggaggtggaggtggagcgGGAGGTGGTGCAGGTGGAGGCTTTGGCGGTGGTGCAGGTGGCGGGGCTGGAGGAGGTGTTGGAGGTGGTGCTGGTGGAGGGGGTGGGTTTGGGGGTGGTggaggagttggtggtggagCCGGTGCTGGAGGAGGGTTTGGAGCTGGTGGTGGAGTAGGGGGCGGAGGAGGTGGAGGTGGCGGATTTGGTGGAGGTGGCGGAGGTGGTTTTGGTGCTGGGGGTGGGGCTGGCTTCGGTGGTGGAGCTGGATTCGGAGGTGGCGGCGGTCACTAG